Proteins encoded together in one Acidobacteriota bacterium window:
- a CDS encoding sigma-54 dependent transcriptional regulator, whose translation MRRNASVLVIDDEEVMRDILGTLLEREGYSVRLASGGQEGLELAKSLPFDAVIVDVMMPGLDGMQVLDEIKKHDDDLPVLMVTAYASMESAIAAMKKGAFDYITKPFKNDEVLVVLRNAVERRQLVAENVALKQNLQARYHKFSGIIGKSSRMKQVFDLIIQAAPSRSTILITGESGTGKELVARAIHQNSARSDRSFVAVNSGNLPPDLLESTLFGHVKGAFTGAVYPKKGMFDLADKGTIFFDEIGNVPIETQAKLLRVMQEREFMRLGGMETIKVDVRIVAATNVDLKHEMEEGRFREDLYYRLHVISIHLPALRERRDDIPLLVQHFLDKYGEENGRKNIEVAPEALDLLMEYDWPGNVRELENVIERAVVLATGQRIGTELIPDQVRKSPSFQIPHVVMPVEGVSLKEVTVAYERQWIESALEAAGGVQKRAAELLRIKPTTLNEMIKRYDIRPRRKKASAAGAEPEPGPAENGDELEVVGEPD comes from the coding sequence ATGCGACGGAATGCGTCAGTACTGGTCATCGACGACGAAGAGGTGATGCGCGACATCCTGGGGACGCTCCTCGAGCGCGAGGGCTACAGCGTGCGACTGGCGTCGGGCGGGCAGGAAGGGCTCGAGCTGGCCAAGTCGCTGCCGTTCGACGCGGTGATCGTCGACGTGATGATGCCCGGCCTCGACGGCATGCAGGTGCTGGACGAGATCAAGAAGCACGACGATGACCTGCCGGTGCTGATGGTGACCGCCTACGCCTCGATGGAAAGCGCGATCGCGGCCATGAAGAAGGGCGCGTTCGACTACATCACCAAGCCGTTCAAGAACGACGAAGTGCTGGTGGTGTTGCGCAACGCCGTCGAGCGCCGCCAGCTGGTGGCCGAGAACGTGGCGCTCAAGCAGAACCTGCAGGCGCGCTACCACAAGTTCTCGGGCATCATCGGCAAGAGCAGCCGGATGAAGCAGGTGTTCGACCTGATCATCCAGGCGGCGCCGAGCCGCTCGACCATCCTGATTACCGGCGAAAGCGGCACCGGTAAGGAACTGGTCGCCCGCGCCATTCACCAGAATTCGGCGCGCAGCGACCGCTCGTTCGTCGCGGTCAACTCGGGCAACCTGCCGCCCGACCTGCTCGAGTCGACCCTCTTCGGCCACGTCAAGGGCGCGTTTACCGGCGCGGTGTATCCCAAGAAGGGCATGTTCGACCTGGCCGACAAGGGCACGATCTTCTTCGATGAGATCGGCAACGTGCCGATCGAGACGCAGGCGAAGCTGCTGCGCGTGATGCAGGAACGCGAGTTCATGCGCCTGGGCGGCATGGAAACCATCAAGGTCGACGTCCGCATCGTCGCCGCAACCAACGTCGACCTGAAGCACGAGATGGAAGAGGGCCGCTTCCGCGAGGACCTCTACTATCGCCTGCACGTGATCAGCATTCACCTGCCGGCGCTGCGCGAGCGCCGCGACGACATTCCGCTGCTGGTCCAGCACTTCCTCGACAAGTACGGCGAAGAGAACGGCCGCAAGAACATCGAGGTGGCGCCGGAAGCGCTCGACCTGTTGATGGAGTACGACTGGCCGGGCAACGTCCGCGAGCTGGAGAACGTGATCGAACGCGCGGTGGTGCTGGCGACCGGGCAGCGCATCGGCACCGAACTCATCCCCGACCAGGTGCGCAAGAGCCCGTCGTTCCAGATCCCGCACGTGGTGATGCCGGTCGAAGGCGTCTCGTTGAAGGAAGTGACGGTTGCCTACGAGCGCCAGTGGATCGAATCGGCGCTCGAGGCCGCCGGCGGCGTGCAGAAGCGCGCGGCCGAGTTGCTGCGCATCAAGCCGACGACGCTGAACGAGATGATCAAGCGGTACGACATCCGCCCCAGGCGGAAGAAGGCGTCGGCCGCCGGCGCCGAGCCCGAGCCGGGACCTGCAGAAAACGGCGACGAACTCGAGGTCGTCGGCGAACCCGACTAG
- a CDS encoding ATP-binding protein, which translates to MPVSDPESWWREWRQTALPIAVTLGLLVLGLANVVSRATSTEVEDGVLWVERAVGVVAAEVASPSAASRAGVRPGDILLAINNQPVDGRQDVLALQHGANAGERHLYTLLRLGSHQIATVSLAPMPSGTGLFYYVLAAVGIFTLLVGAAVRARRPTDQATLHFFWLSVAFFGVFTFSFSGRLDRVDWVFYWGDVIALSVLPALFLHFTLVFPERPHMPGYSATLARWLPAIYLPGAVLGATRTLAVLRSSVDPEYFIRVVTLLDRLEYVYLAGFGAAGLAVLLRALSRARSVTVKRQLRWIVWGTALGAVPFALGYAVPFALGADPSIPMELSAVPLGLIPLAFASAIIRYRLMDVEIILKRLLVYISAVAAIVAIYVLILRASGNEMLDGESQHRWVIAFLATVVVILLAKPVKEGLQRAIDRAFYRDRYDYRRALVSFAGELNSDLDLNRLADRLVTRVRETIELDRMAFLLANDAGDFDVISHAGFESAPPRLSGASGVGTRLNSSHTVRLDDPLAATRFTAEEVEFWRDAGIFYFVPCITKDTAIAVLALGRRASGEPLSSEDTALVTAVAAQAATAIENGRLYRQLHLKASELDRLHAFNENILESLDDGLLVMGPGDHVVRWNAALERLYGPRRAAVLGQHLDRLFDAHVIELLNAARRDQPDGTTIFRVPLLARNGVDGARLLVNVTTVPLQALAGGSQAGTIVIFEDITERSQMEEQLRISEKMASLGLLAAGVAHEVNTPLTGISSYTQMLLEGADPADPRTPVLEKIEKQTFRAARIVNGLLNLSRPSAAEQSERTVVDLNVVIADVLSLLEHQFEKGSIKVRRELHAEPVRVIGFEFKLQQVFLNLFLNARDAMNSGGWLTISTRTDGREVVAEVADTGSGIAAEHLARIYDPFFTTKPIGQGTGLGLSITYGIVREHEATIQCDSTPGTGTRFEIRFAACPEQARADDPSARASRRGH; encoded by the coding sequence ATGCCCGTTTCCGACCCGGAATCCTGGTGGCGTGAGTGGCGGCAAACCGCGTTGCCGATTGCGGTGACGCTCGGCCTGTTGGTGCTGGGGTTGGCCAACGTCGTCTCGCGCGCGACCTCGACCGAAGTTGAAGACGGCGTGCTGTGGGTCGAGCGCGCGGTCGGCGTGGTCGCCGCCGAAGTGGCGTCGCCGTCCGCGGCCAGCCGCGCCGGGGTTCGCCCCGGCGACATCCTGCTCGCGATTAACAACCAGCCGGTGGACGGCCGCCAGGACGTGCTGGCGTTGCAGCACGGCGCCAACGCGGGCGAGCGGCATTTGTACACGTTGCTCAGGCTGGGCTCCCATCAGATTGCGACCGTCTCGCTGGCGCCCATGCCGAGCGGCACCGGCTTGTTCTACTACGTGCTGGCCGCAGTCGGCATCTTCACCTTGCTGGTGGGTGCGGCGGTCCGCGCGCGCCGGCCGACCGACCAGGCCACGCTGCACTTCTTCTGGCTGTCGGTGGCGTTCTTCGGCGTGTTCACGTTCTCGTTCAGCGGCCGGCTCGATCGCGTTGACTGGGTCTTCTACTGGGGCGATGTGATCGCGCTCAGCGTGCTGCCGGCGCTGTTCCTGCATTTCACGCTGGTGTTCCCCGAGCGCCCGCACATGCCTGGTTACTCGGCCACGCTGGCGCGCTGGCTGCCGGCCATTTACCTGCCGGGTGCGGTGCTGGGCGCCACGCGCACGCTGGCGGTGCTGCGGTCAAGTGTCGATCCCGAGTACTTCATCAGGGTCGTCACGCTGCTCGATCGGCTCGAGTACGTCTACCTCGCCGGGTTTGGCGCCGCGGGCCTCGCGGTGCTGCTGCGCGCGCTGTCGCGCGCGCGCTCGGTCACGGTGAAGCGCCAGCTGCGCTGGATCGTGTGGGGCACTGCCCTTGGCGCCGTGCCGTTTGCGCTTGGCTACGCCGTGCCGTTTGCCCTTGGTGCCGATCCCTCCATTCCGATGGAGCTGTCGGCGGTGCCGCTGGGCCTCATTCCGCTGGCGTTTGCCTCGGCCATCATCCGCTATCGCCTGATGGACGTGGAGATCATCCTCAAGCGCCTGCTGGTCTACATTTCCGCGGTGGCCGCCATCGTTGCGATCTACGTGCTGATCCTGCGCGCGTCTGGCAACGAGATGCTCGACGGCGAGTCGCAGCACCGCTGGGTGATCGCCTTCCTGGCCACCGTGGTCGTGATCCTGCTGGCCAAGCCGGTAAAGGAGGGGTTGCAGCGGGCGATTGATCGCGCCTTCTACCGCGACCGCTACGACTACCGCCGCGCGCTGGTGAGCTTCGCCGGCGAGTTGAACAGCGACCTCGATCTCAACCGCCTGGCCGATCGCCTCGTCACGCGCGTGCGCGAGACCATCGAGCTGGATCGCATGGCGTTCCTGCTGGCCAACGACGCCGGCGATTTCGACGTGATCAGCCACGCCGGCTTCGAATCGGCGCCGCCGCGGTTGTCGGGCGCGTCCGGGGTCGGCACGCGCTTGAACAGCTCGCACACTGTGCGCCTGGACGACCCGCTGGCGGCAACCCGATTCACCGCCGAAGAGGTGGAGTTCTGGCGCGATGCCGGCATCTTCTACTTCGTCCCCTGCATCACCAAGGACACCGCGATTGCCGTGCTCGCGCTCGGCCGCCGCGCCAGCGGCGAGCCGCTCAGCAGCGAAGACACGGCGCTCGTGACTGCCGTCGCCGCGCAGGCCGCGACCGCCATCGAGAACGGCCGTCTCTATCGGCAGTTGCACCTCAAGGCGTCGGAACTCGACCGGCTCCACGCCTTCAACGAGAACATCCTCGAGTCGCTCGACGATGGCCTGTTGGTGATGGGGCCGGGCGACCACGTGGTGCGCTGGAACGCGGCGCTCGAGCGCCTGTATGGTCCGCGGCGCGCGGCCGTGCTCGGCCAGCATCTCGACCGCCTGTTCGACGCGCATGTCATCGAATTGCTCAACGCGGCGCGTCGCGACCAGCCCGACGGCACCACTATTTTCCGCGTCCCGCTGCTGGCCCGTAACGGCGTCGACGGCGCCCGCCTGCTGGTCAACGTGACCACGGTGCCGCTGCAGGCCCTGGCCGGCGGCTCGCAGGCCGGCACCATCGTGATCTTCGAGGACATCACCGAGCGTTCGCAGATGGAGGAGCAGCTGCGCATCTCGGAGAAGATGGCGTCGCTCGGCCTGCTGGCGGCCGGTGTGGCCCATGAGGTCAACACGCCGCTGACCGGCATTTCCAGCTACACCCAGATGCTGCTCGAGGGTGCCGACCCGGCGGATCCGCGCACGCCTGTGCTGGAGAAGATCGAAAAGCAGACCTTCCGCGCCGCCCGCATCGTGAACGGCCTGCTCAACCTGTCGCGGCCGAGCGCCGCGGAACAATCCGAGCGCACTGTCGTCGATCTCAATGTGGTCATTGCCGACGTGCTGTCGCTGCTCGAGCACCAGTTCGAGAAGGGCAGCATCAAGGTGCGCCGCGAGCTTCATGCCGAGCCGGTCCGCGTGATCGGCTTCGAGTTCAAGCTGCAGCAGGTGTTCCTCAACCTCTTCCTCAACGCCCGCGACGCCATGAACAGCGGCGGCTGGCTGACCATTTCGACCCGCACCGACGGCCGGGAGGTGGTGGCCGAGGTGGCCGACACCGGCAGTGGCATTGCCGCAGAGCACCTGGCCCGCATTTACGACCCGTTCTTCACGACCAAGCCCATTGGCCAGGGCACCGGGCTCGGGTTGTCGATTACCTACGGCATCGTGCGCGAGCACGAGGCCACCATCCAGTGTGACAGCACGCCCGGCACCGGCACCCGATTCGAGATCCGATTCGCAGCTTGCCCTGAGCAAGCACGAGCGGATGATCCATCCGCTCGTGCGAGTCGAAGGGGACACTAA
- a CDS encoding saccharopine dehydrogenase NADP-binding domain-containing protein: protein MFLLYGATGFVGEAIARLAADTGLRPVLAGRNPGQLAALATELGLEHRVFDLGPNIDRFLDDVKVVLHCAGPYIHTFKPMVEACLRTRTHYLDLTGEIPVYEGIAALDGDALRQGVMLLPGVGFDVVPTDCLALHLKQRLPSATRLTLAFRTQGPGGLPPGTQRTMIELLPYGNRVRRNGRLEVPERGVKTRMIDFGDGPVEATRLTWGDVFMAYHSTGIPDIEDYALLPESARRQMAKLDYLRPLFRIPMLRALLKRGVRPGPGAEQRARTITHVWGEVEDDRGSRATARLHGPEAGVVWTGRAALAAVRKVLSGNAPAGFQTPAKAYGADFVLECEGVTREDVA from the coding sequence ATGTTCCTCCTCTACGGCGCCACCGGGTTCGTCGGGGAGGCAATCGCCCGCCTCGCCGCCGACACCGGCCTGCGGCCCGTCCTCGCCGGCCGTAACCCCGGACAACTCGCCGCGCTGGCCACCGAACTCGGTCTCGAACACCGCGTGTTCGACCTCGGCCCGAACATCGATCGGTTTCTCGACGATGTGAAGGTGGTGCTGCACTGCGCCGGACCGTACATCCACACCTTCAAGCCGATGGTCGAAGCGTGCCTCCGCACACGCACGCACTATCTCGACCTCACCGGCGAGATCCCCGTGTACGAAGGCATCGCCGCCCTCGATGGCGACGCATTGAGGCAGGGCGTCATGCTGCTGCCAGGCGTCGGCTTCGACGTGGTGCCCACCGATTGCCTGGCGCTCCACCTGAAGCAGCGCCTGCCTTCGGCCACGCGCTTGACGCTGGCCTTCCGCACGCAGGGGCCCGGCGGGCTCCCACCGGGAACACAGCGCACCATGATCGAGCTGCTTCCGTACGGCAACCGCGTGCGGCGCAACGGACGGCTCGAGGTCCCCGAACGCGGCGTGAAGACCCGCATGATCGACTTTGGCGACGGCCCTGTCGAGGCGACGCGGCTGACATGGGGCGATGTCTTCATGGCGTACCACAGCACCGGCATTCCCGACATCGAGGACTACGCCTTGCTGCCTGAGTCGGCGCGGCGGCAGATGGCGAAGCTGGACTACCTGCGGCCGCTCTTCAGGATCCCGATGCTGCGCGCGCTGTTGAAGCGCGGCGTGCGACCGGGGCCAGGCGCCGAGCAGCGCGCGCGCACCATCACTCACGTCTGGGGTGAAGTGGAAGACGATCGCGGCTCGCGCGCCACCGCGCGCCTTCACGGTCCCGAAGCCGGCGTCGTCTGGACCGGGCGCGCCGCGTTGGCCGCGGTGCGGAAGGTCTTGAGCGGCAATGCGCCGGCTGGTTTTCAAACACCGGCCAAGGCCTACGGCGCGGATTTCGTGTTGGAGTGCGAGGGGGTGACCCGCGAGGATGTCGCATAG